Sequence from the Asterias amurensis chromosome 14, ASM3211899v1 genome:
aggatagtagaaaaaaaaagtgtgtcTAAAGTTATAATGCAATTcagatcgtttttttttttttttttttttttttttttgccagctAGAGCGTTTTTCAATCTGCATGGTTATTGAATTTTTGATGTTAAGTGTCCGGATTGAAGGATTTTTAGCCGTTGTCATGGCAACGGGCTTCCGAATGCCTTGCAGTTTGATTTAAGCAACGATTTTCCAGTGGCCCAGTAATTGGGAGTAGATTATTGTTTCGGGATTCGGCAGCTCAACATTTCAAGCCATAGTATTAGAAAATGGCCGTCTTGagcagtttgatttttttcttgcttgagatgtttcttgaggTTTCGGCGTCTTATAGTGTGAGTGGTCTTTACCGAGGGGTCTGGTACCAGCCGGTAGAGCACCACGCCCTGCTAGGCCAGTCCTTCATGAATATCTCGGGCATCTCTGCCGTCAGATGTTCAGTTCGGTGTCTCAGCCATCATGGATGTTTCTCATTCAACTACAATCACACCAATCAAGTTTGTCAGATGAACAACGCCAGTGATGAACACGTCTGTGAAAACCTTCAAGGAATGCTGAATGTGTCGTACTACGATGCAACTGCAAAACCAATGTCTTGTCAGGTACTTGTAAAATTCATTCATTTGGTGTTTTTTGTCACTTTATTTCATGACTGacaaaaattaatgttaaaatcattttcctttgttaaagacactggacactattggtaattatcaaagaccaatcttctcacttggtgtatctcaacattatgcataaatcaacaaacctatgaaagctcaattggtagtcgaagttgggagataataatgaaagaaaaaacacccttgtcacacgaagttgtgtgctttcggattttgaatgcttgatttcgagacctagcgttccaaagtttcccattgtgTTTGTGTCTACCTTTTTCTCTCTACAGAATAATGTATCTAGCAATGTAAAGAGCGCCCCTTTGAAGGAATGTTGGGGTTTCGGTGAGTaatcagataataataataatatcgaagccTTATATAGCTCACGTATCTACCACAAAAGGTACTCCGAGCGCTAAGTATGATATACAAACTGTCAGAAAGatgggttattgcagtgatgaattctgagacccaattatgtagcaccttaaaaggacacttgtgtccttaagcaatacacttaaccattgcttcgtccttcggatgatGGGAcgtcaaatttaacatctattacaccttaaaagggtttacaagatgctagagcgcatacagcagccacagccaggaacaccggggcgaactccATCTCTTTCCGatgagtgcactgggttcttttaacaaaatgggaccaacggctttacgtcccatccgaaggacgaagcaatggttaagtgtcttgcttaaggacacaactgtcacggcttgggattcgaacccacacactgctgatcagaataGCATCAGTTTTAATTCCATTTTGAGTTACTAATTTTAAATGACAGGGCTTATCACATAAATATGATGATGAAGTTATGAATAAAAATGAAGTCACTTATTTTCTTGTTTGGTTTGAAGAAGAATAtatgaatgtaaaaaaataaagaaattgtgTTTGATTTTGTAAAACATCTTACACtattaaaaggaacattacagaatcgtattttgctaacaaaacagttgttggcagtgtaTCCGCCAAATACATACTGAAAACCTGTTGAAGTTTAGGGTCGATCGGCCAAATGAAAAACCGcctacacattttgcatgacatcgatgcaattTCTTTTTACTAAAACGCCCAAATTTCAATTGGGATATTAGTTCTATTTATTTCTTGTCAAATGacgtttcagacagaaatattttaagggactttttctactatcatcatctttacatcgtgtaaattttatgtaaatctgtgatcttcacgatgaTGTTTTTATCGTgacaattaatattttaaatttggaaTTAAGGTGACAATAATGTTAGGAAGTTTCTGTTAGGTAATTTTTGCGGCAAGGAAGGATCTATTTGATTAATaaaatcttgtatttttatttactcCCTGATCCAGAGAAACTCGGTCTTGAAGATGGTTCGATCCCTGATGAGAGCCTCTCCGCATCAAGTAACTGGGAGGCAATTTTCTTCAGCATAGCAGCGGGTGGCCGTCTCAACAAGATACCGACTGGTAGTTACATAGGAGCATGGAGCCCCAGTGTAGCGGATACCAACCAGTGGATACAGGTTGATTTAGGCAACCCGACCTACGTCACTGGGGTACTCACACAGGGGCGTTATGGTAAATTTGCCCAGTGGGTGACAACGTACAAAGTGCAGTTCGAACCGCCCTCACCGGCAGGTCTTGTTGACGTGAAAGACAAACTTTGTCAAACTCAGGTATGCTGATATTATTAAAGTCACATGGAAgtagtattttttcaaaataaagcttttgtcactaaaatatgtgtttgatgagtggaatatgaataaacaattaactaagagcttaaacaaatagttttaatgttatttacaaatttgaaaataagcccgaccgagagggcgctgttcgtgacgtcaatcgaggcgcgatgaatcgcatgcagtgccaacacaagagagtgacgcttggcgcaagctaaaacatgccctcaaagttgaaacactAGCCGATttgttcacgttaggcaaatgctcctttaggttcgatacgtctttcaggtaccttcttcgacttccccactagctggaaaaattgttgggatggcgtcatgttttagaaaagaacttttctcttcatgtctaAATGTGTTGTGTATTCctgattctcgaagcacgacggctcgaagtgtttgctgcacagtgctggaaaagacttgcaaactgacccgtctttagttgttttgctgtaccagcagcaatacacctggtcgacattgccgggaaaatgaaaaaaaaaaaaaaaactttttcgaaacgtgcaaactcacgactaggacttgaatgtacttgcacgtacgtttGATGCTCGATCGAGGCAGTTTGCCTCGATTGACGCCACAAAAGGGgcaggcggagtcaccccacacaacttttttttcttttacatataaatcgttaaaaacaattactcaaaaatttatgttgttgttcataaacatatactctaatgtttggagaaaaacaaattctatttccatgTGACTTTAATAGCCTCCtctgattaaaaaataaacaaaataatcgtTTTTACGCCTTCAATTAACAAAATGCTATTTATTCCCTTTCTAGATATTTAATGGCAACACCGATAAAAACAGCATCGTGGAAAGGCGCTTCTTCAAGCCCGTCTTGGCGGTCAAGATTCGCGTCGTGCCCGTTGAGTGGTATGACTTCAACTGTCTGCGTTTTGAGTTGCTTGGCTGTAAATAAGTTACATGCAGTAAACGAAATATCGTCACTTTTAgaaaatttgagaaaattttaaattaaattcaattcaatttggttcactacaacaacaaaatcataatATCTAAGTTCCGTGGTAAATGGCCATTCTGTGACGTATAACAACAACCTCAATCCCAATGCCCAATTGTGATCAGTACCGTAGTTTAATACCAATTTTTGATCTAACTGAGTCAATACCTCGCATTATTTTCTTCTTACAAATTTGACATCCGATTGGTGCGGTATAAAAAGTGTTATATTTACTGGCTGTATTTTATACCTTATAATTAATTATATCTTTGAACATTATTATCCATAagagtacatttttttttaattgtaactCGACATGAAGCCCCTTTTATAATTACCTTGAACAGTTAATTGCCTCTTattggtcaaaacccgatcACGTGGGGATGTTTTAACGGATGATAAAGGACCGGCTTTGGGAAATAGTGAATAATTGGCCCCTTAACCAGTACACATTTCGTACAACTAGTTTGCGctttgcactgtatcgcatgcttttatttagccctggcggccttacgctttcgttaacagcgccagccgcCATCCCGCTGGTCATTACCACGAACGGATAACATTTTAAAGTGGTGAAGAATAATgattaatgttggttttaccctaacactgcataggcctactcagtactttcccgagtcctgtaataaaacaaatcacaggcatgttactcgggtgggattctaacctccgacccttgcaattctagagcagtgtcttaccaactagaccacatagactgcccagtagctagaggcagttcgaatcctatgtttaagCAGCGGGCACCGCAACgattcaatagatgttaaatttgtatcggggataaTTAATTGTTGTATTACTCTGTACAACGTGTTAAGTTTGTGCTATATTATTATGATTGTCTACTGCTATTATCTTGTATAGAATAAATTAGTTTCAAAAGTTCTGCATTAATTGAGACTTTATATTAaataccgggtaaatttccattggttacgtagttctgagcctgcgcacattaccgaaTACAGttgattttacctggtaagtctgctgccaccaagcgtcccaattCGTCTTATTGGCTAAAAGTTTGTTCTGCTTCTCAGCGTATTTTAATAACATTACGAAAAACTATTGAATTATGGTGTGATTTCAATTGGGCCAATCGATCTGTTGCAACTTGGAAATCTTTCTGAGAGAATTTTCTTAGCTTTTTGACGAAACAGCTTATTGAAGAGACAGTAGATGATGACATTGAACATACTGTTGCTGATTAGTAGCCATACTGTAATGAATTGCAGCCAACCTGGAATAGACATTCCCGGTAAAGACTTCACCACTTTAACTGTTAAAAAAGGTGTGTAACAGACAGCGTATGTCGAAGTAACAACAAGGAAAGTCTTGAGAGCTTTGTTGTCATGATTATTGTTTGCCTCATTGTTGCCATTTTGATTCAGTCGCTGTTCATGTTGGCGACTGATTTTAATCAATCGATAGTAAATACATGACATCAATATTGTTGGAAATATATCTCCAAAAAGTAGAGTTAACACCTCGGGATATGTTGGGGCGTTCACATATTCGCATGCTTGCAGTACATGATTAAACTCTGCATAGCTTTCAGATGCAATTTTAGTAGCTAAACTGAAACATAAACCGAGAAACGCCAAAACAAGCACAAGCAGTTTTACCCGAAATCTGCTACACCACACAGGAAACTTGTAGGGTCGGGTTACAGCTAGAAACCGTTCAATGTTAAGACAAGTAATCGAAAGTACGGACATTCCAAAGCATAAATGAGTATAAATGACGACCACTTCGCAGCCCACACCACCAAAAGGCCAGCTGTCCAGAGCAGATGCTACAACACTGAGTGATGTGAAAATACCTATCATGAGGTCGGATACGGCCAGTGACGTCATCAGAACCTTGGTGCTGTCAGCTAAGTTGGTTACACGGCGTGTCACCGCAATTGAAAGAATATTCCCAGATATAATCAGCAGTGCAATGATGGCGATGAAACAAGTACGGAGTGCGATGAGGACTGGGGACAGACCGTCATAGTCTGTGGATGTAGAGTTTATATTATTCACAGAAGACATTGTCGTTGTTGTTGACCAGTTCCAACAAAATCAGCAATTCTAAAGACCTCCAGCAACAGTATAAAGTAAGAACTCTCGTTTCTCAGTCATGCATCTCTCACGGTGAAATATTTAAACGTTAACTCCAGAGCTGTAAACTCATGATGCTCTTGTAAAGTGTCCctgttttgtgcacaaaagaaCCACTGTGGCTGTCGTCGTATAATAGGGCATAATCTATGTTTTGAATACCGTTACTGttaaaattgagctcaatatgATGCGTAAGAgttatacaatgctaacacacatcgttgtaagaggaaaaccaaaatgaatactcAGTGTGATGGTAAAAGATGTCAGCTCCTCAAACTCCGTTAGGATACGTAAATGAACACAACTTTCCCAAACGAACACCGTCTTCAGAATGTTTGATTGCATAAACGATAATAAAATAAAGATTAGTTTTGAAAACATTGTCAGGAAATTTGCGCAGGCACTGTCACTCAGACGAGGTATTAAGATGGGTGGATTAATCATTTTTCAATTAGGCTGAAATTTTGCAGTTCCCCATGAAAAACATTTTCAGCTATTAATCAGGAGTAAAGACAATCGGTGCTCCATAAATATTGAgagcctttttttgtttttatttttgtatcaacTGGAGGCTTACAGTATCCTATCTTACACCAATGATTGGCAGCTGTACTTAATAGAATAAACAGGCCTCTTCTTCGGTACACATTGGTGGCGCACTATATTGTTGATCACTCTCTAACAGGAACTTCTTAGGCTCAAAATATGAACAATTTTTGAGGCTATTATAATCGCATACTTGCAGAATATCTGAGAGGTGGTCTGAAATTGGCTATTTAAAAATTCAAGTCTTTACTTATGATGAAAATTACTGTGTTTATGTAGCGCCAAAGAGAAGGAGCAAGACCAACGAACTACAGAGACCGCCACCTACACCTTTAACACACTAAGGCAACTTTGGCAATAATCAGACGTGCTagcgttttttttctcttccagTATGGTACCGTAGCTGCGTTCTAATTAGTTGCCAAAAAAGCAATGCGGTACTTAAAGACcatggccactattggtaattgtcaaagaccagtcttctcacttggtgtatctcaacatgtgcatacaataacaaacctgtgaacattttagctcaatcggtcatcgaagttgcgagataataatgaaaggaaaaacacccttttcacacgaagttttgtgcttttagatggttgatttcgagacctcaagttctaaatctgaggtctcgaaatcaaattcacggaaaaataattctttcacgaaaactacgtcacttcagagggagccgtttctcaaaaaaaattatactatcaacctctccccaataatcgttaccaagtaaggttttatgctaataattattttgagtaattaccaatagtgtccactgcctttaatggcatACTATAGTTCCTCCCATTGCGTAGAATCTTAACCGAATTACACACTTTGATAGTTTCTCTTGCGAACCGAGCCGCAATAATTAATTACGTGGTTCTCGCCTGGAGTTTATGAAATGGTACTGGAACTATTGCTCGTTTCAAGTGAACCAAGCCTATATTCAATTTAAACGCCTCAATATTTTCTCGGTCGAACCGTGCCGCAATTTAATTTAGTGGGCAACAACATTTAATACCCTTTCTATGTGGTGTCGTATGGAGTCTGTAGTCAAATCTGAGGTTCCTTTTTCGATGTCAAGACTGGGTAAAACATCTGTGTACCAATGGgtacaaataatttaaaggtttgttttttaatattaaaagaaaCGGGTTGAGGTTCAAGCCTTTAAGGTAAAGCATGATGGGCAAGGTTTTACCAAGTACAGTGTTAGACAAGAGCCTGGTTAAAACCAGACTGAGCTTTATGGTTGTTGTTTTCAAGTCAGAATAATAATTGTGGATCTGTGTAATAATTACGGTATTATGTCTGCTGCCTCAAATCAGGGTCAGGCTAAGATtgtgtaataataaaaatgtgtcTGTCCAAACTAATGCTTAGTTGGTGTCCTTGTTAATGGTTAACAATAGAGCGGTTGATACTCAATCGAATTCGTAAAGCAAGGCGATAAACGTGAATGGTGTATAccattaccatggcaacgggtaACCTTGCAGTCAATTTATGCATACTTCCCCCGAATTCACTGAGTGAAAGTGGCTACTGTTTAAGTGTGCGCGCACAAACTCACCGTTTCACCAGAGTGAGAAAATGGCCGTCTTGAGTAGTTTAATTTTCCTCTTGCTTGAGATGTTTCTGGAGGTTTCAGCGTCTTATAGTGTGAGTGGTCTCTACCGAGGGGTCTGGTACCAGCCGGTAGAGCACCACGCCCTACTAGGCCAGTCCTTCATGAATATCTCAGGCATCTCTGCCGTCAGATGTTCAGTTCGGTGTCTCAGCCATcatggatgtttttctttcaactaCGATCACATCAATCAAGTCTGTCAGATGAACAACGCCAGTGCTGAGCACGTCAGCTGTGACAACTTTCAAGGAATGTCTTATTTTTCGTACTACGACGCAACTGCAAAACCAAAGACTTGTCAGGTAtgtttaacatttttgtttgcgTTTTTTAACCACTCGTTTTCTGTCTAGTTATTTCATCATAAAATGACCGAGATAATCAAAGCATTTCCCTTTGTTAGAACGAAAATTTACTGTTctttaatgaaacaaataaTCGTATCAATTACACTCGTGTTCGTTATCACTTTACTCCACAGAATAATTCTGTTTCTGGCAATGGAAAGTGCGCTCCCTTGCAGGCCGGTTTTGTTTCTGGTGAGTAATCACTTAATCGCTCAATTTATTTTTCTGGAGCATTTAATAATAGACAGAGCAGAAATGAAATAGGCATAACAAAATAGTCTTGTCTTGTGTGATAACAATCTAATTCttactgaaaataataaaagaaaaagaatatgTATTTGATTTTCGTTGAACGTATATTTCACCGTAGatatcaataaaacaaaatccgtTGAGGTTGTAAAAGAAGTCAAGTATTTGTGTAAATGTATCGATAGAAaacttaaatttgaataaaaGTACTAACCAATTCAGACCAAATCCTTCACTTTTTAAGAAAGTTTTATTCTTCAATCCTTTTTTAAGTGCAATTTAATAACAACTATTTTAAGAGTGTGGCCATTTTCTGTATATTGCATTTCTATGTGTATTTCATGgtctgtaataataataataataataataataataataataataataataataataataataataataataataataataataataataataataataataataataataataataataataataataataataataataataataataataataataataataataataataataacaataataataacaataacaataacaataacaataacaataacaataacaataacaataacaataacaataacaataacaataacaataacaataataataataataataataataataataataataataatactaataataataataatgctaatgctaatgctaatgctaatgctaatgctaatgctaatgctaatgctaatgctaatgctaatgctaatgctaatgctaatgctaatgctaatgctaatgctaatgctaatgctaatgctaatgctaatgctaatgctaatgctaatgctaatgctaatgctaatgctaatgctaatgctaatgctaatgctaatgctaatgctaatgctaatgctaatgctaatgctaatgctaatgctaatgctaatgctaatgctaatgctaatgctaatgctaatgctaatgctaatgctaatgctaatgctaatgctaatgctaatgctaatgctaatgctaatgctaatgctaatgctaatgctaatgctaatgctaatgctaatgctaatgctaatgctaatgctaataatactaatactaatactaatactaataataatactaatactaatactaataataataataataataataataataataataataataataataataataataataataataataataataataataataataataataataataataataataataataataataataataataataataataataataataataataataataataataataataataataataataataataataataataataataataataataataataataataataataataataataataataataataataataataataataataataataataataataataataataataataataataataatggtaataataataataataataataataacccgttttatatagcgcttttcacacccggagggcgtcccgaagcgcttcacattattacccctggtcacttggccttaaatcactccttaaaccatctcagctccctggtggggagtatgcagccttgtgcaacattaatatgcgctactcgcctaaatcaatcacaagaaccatctctgccctcataggtacccatttacccttgggtggagagaagcaattatagttaagtgtcttgctcagggacacaagtgtcacgaccgggattcgaacccacactctgctgaacagaagcaccagagctgtATAATAACTATGACCGCAAACTTTTAGGCttctgaaaaaaaatctttttaatgTATTCTTCTTGTTTATTGTTTTCAGGCTCTACTTGTTTTGTCTACAATTCGCCGTATACAAATGAAAGCAAATTTCCATGCTTTTTATGATGACAAGAAATTTTGAGTCTTGAATTACTGtgaatattttgagtatttccTGTTGAGTCCTTTCTGCAATCTTAGGCTTTATGTTTACAATAAATATACCTCTACCATTATGTTTCCCGGTTCAGAGAAACTCGGTCTTGAAGATGGTTCGATTCCCGATGAGAGCCTTTCCGCATCAAGTGACTGGAATGACGGGTATTATGTCAGCACGCCGGCTGCTGGCCGTCTTAATAAGATACCGCCTGACGATAAAACCATAGGGGCGTGGCATGCTGAGGTAAAAGATACCAACCAGTGGATACAGGTGGATTTAGGCAACCCGAACTACGTCACCGGGGTACTCACACAGGGGCGTTATGGTGGATATCCGACTatggtgacaaagtacaaagTGCAGTTTGAACCGCCCTCACTGGCTTGTCTTGTTTACGTGAAAGACCAATTTGGTCAAACTCAGGTATGCTAATAAGTATCCTCCTTTGATTTCACATCTTTTTCAGATGGTACATACACCCTCCTGATGCAATTGATAATAATATGAGTTTTTTTAATCCCCATATAGATATTCAATGGCAACACCGACCAGAACAGCATCGTGGAGAGGCGCTTCTTCAAGCCCGTCTTGGCGGTCAAGATTCGCATCGTGCCCGTTGCATGGAATAATGCCATCGCGCTGCGTTTTGAACTGCTTGGCTGCAAATAATTTATGCGCTACGTCTAGTAATCAACAAACCTTCACTAAAGTGACAAGAGAGAAAAATTCGCAGGATATTTAATGACCATTCTGTGACGTATTACAACAATTTCGATCCTTGGTCTCACTATCACGAATATCTTAAACTACTTGTCTTGATAAATTTAACAAACACAttttaataaacaataaacagtTTTATTATCAAGGAGTTCTTACACACACAACATTTAATAAGCTTTGTGATAGACCAAACATAAATTAACTCGAG
This genomic interval carries:
- the LOC139947545 gene encoding retinoschisin-like, which encodes MAVLSSLIFFLLEMFLEVSASYSVSGLYRGVWYQPVEHHALLGQSFMNISGISAVRCSVRCLSHHGCFSFNYNHTNQVCQMNNASDEHVCENLQGMLNVSYYDATAKPMSCQNNVSSNVKSAPLKECWGFEKLGLEDGSIPDESLSASSNWEAIFFSIAAGGRLNKIPTGSYIGAWSPSVADTNQWIQVDLGNPTYVTGVLTQGRYGKFAQWVTTYKVQFEPPSPAGLVDVKDKLCQTQIFNGNTDKNSIVERRFFKPVLAVKIRVVPVEWYDFNCLRFELLGCK
- the LOC139947351 gene encoding histamine H2 receptor-like; protein product: MSSVNNINSTSTDYDGLSPVLIALRTCFIAIIALLIISGNILSIAVTRRVTNLADSTKVLMTSLAVSDLMIGIFTSLSVVASALDSWPFGGVGCEVVVIYTHLCFGMSVLSITCLNIERFLAVTRPYKFPVWCSRFRVKLLVLVLAFLGLCFSLATKIASESYAEFNHVLQACEYVNAPTYPEVLTLLFGDIFPTILMSCIYYRLIKISRQHEQRLNQNGNNEANNNHDNKALKTFLVVTSTYAVCYTPFLTVKVVKSLPGMSIPGWLQFITVWLLISNSMFNVIIYCLFNKLFRQKAKKILSERFPSCNRSIGPIEITP
- the LOC139947544 gene encoding retinoschisin-like — encoded protein: MAVLSSLIFLLLEMFLEVSASYSVSGLYRGVWYQPVEHHALLGQSFMNISGISAVRCSVRCLSHHGCFSFNYDHINQVCQMNNASAEHVSCDNFQGMSYFSYYDATAKPKTCQNNSVSGNGKCAPLQAGFVSEKLGLEDGSIPDESLSASSDWNDGYYVSTPAAGRLNKIPPDDKTIGAWHAEVKDTNQWIQVDLGNPNYVTGVLTQGRYGGYPTMVTKYKVQFEPPSLACLVYVKDQFGQTQIFNGNTDQNSIVERRFFKPVLAVKIRIVPVAWNNAIALRFELLGCK